The nucleotide window ACCATTCTATGCAATAATCGAACTTTATTGGAACGATTTTTGTTGCATTGTTCCACAAATTGTCCTCGTGCATATAAATTGATGACGGTGAGCAAGAAAGAATAGAAAAGGAAATGAGGCGGGGCGCAACCTTATTTGCTCTTTTCCCTGGACTTGGGAATGGCTGCCGCGCTCATTTTCTCGATGGCCGCGACCAACTTCTCCAACTTGGAGGCCGGGATGCCCACCAACAACTCCTCCGGAGCCATGTCTGTGGTCTTGCGGCATCCAAAGCAGCCGAGGGAGAGATTGACATTTCCGGTCAGGTA belongs to Methanomassiliicoccales archaeon and includes:
- a CDS encoding DUF169 domain-containing protein; amino-acid sequence: WIVPAASTYQEGGRVTVEMAAVQASCADSTVVPYLTGNVNLSLGCFGCRKTTDMAPEELLVGIPASKLEKLVAAIEKMSAAAIPKSREKSK